From Kryptolebias marmoratus isolate JLee-2015 linkage group LG15, ASM164957v2, whole genome shotgun sequence, a single genomic window includes:
- the cylda gene encoding ubiquitin carboxyl-terminal hydrolase CYLD isoform X2, whose product MSSALWSQEKPSGGFREDWRFYMVMKECTVEKPAQKTLRIHRGSLGQACQERNSLGRTLPPCKGKKSLRILDQTNVVLGLDERDVLELDEKLAELLFPITNCEERYALLYDTSRLERVRDIDCGSKVRVQLRSGDKPLPGVVRFKGSLLPDRALSGIWFGVELLEEGRGQGFTEGSYQGRQLFRCEDECGVFVALDKLELWEDDDDESLGQLEVDHVRLVEDDQDYPPLEINSRVVVQTREGPERGTIIFCDLLPGNESLGYYVGVDMDNPIGDWDGLYKGKLLCNFASLEHTRLVPICDVMPEYSMQDQRLPKHSFAPRGSSSDKSSSGQSKPKIKVGEDPAKSLTDTPPEFNQSSPPSRAPPTSSLSSDNKFHSLPFSLNRKTVPNENISQGPISLSVQSVMGEQPDTPPPAAPPSPRPPTPPRGQPGLEVGSLVEVKENPPLCGVIRWVGLPPGLLEPLAGLELEEECPGCTDGTFKGTRYFSCPPKKALFVKLKCCRPDSRFPSLHHSSNPIERCNSIAFGGYLSEVVHENTPPRTENDGLDVMVGKKKGIQGHYNSCYLDSTLFCLFSFSSVLDTVLLRPRSKTDVEYYRETQELLRTEIVNPLRIHGYVCATKVMKLRRILEKVEATSGFTSEEKDPEEFLNILFHHILRVDPLLKLRSAGQKVQDCYFYQIFMDKKDKVGVPTIQQLLEWSFITSDLKFAEAPSCLIIQMPRFGKDFKMFNKIFPSLELDITDLLEDTPRECRICGGLALYECRDCYEDGDITAGKIKQFCEKCNTQVHLHPKRKTHRHSKLSVPKELQEGTGRQGTFPRQRMELFAVLCIETSHYVAFVKYGSADSAWLFFDSMADRDGGQNGFNIPQVSPCPEVEAYLKMTPEELHTLDPKSIQGQARRLLCDAYMCMYQSPTMSLYK is encoded by the exons ATGAGCTCTGCTCTGTGGAGCCAGGAGAAGCCCAGCGGGGGCTTCAGGGAGGACTGGCGCTTCTACATGGTCATGAAGGAATGCACCGTGGAGAAGCCCGCCCAGAAGACCCTGAGGATCCACCGCGGTAGCCTTGGCCAGGCCTGCCAGGAGCGCAACAGCCTGGGGCGGACGCTTCCCCCATGCAAGGGCAAGAAAAGTCTCCGGATCCTGGACCAGACCAACGTGGTGCTGGGCCTGGACGAGCGGGACGTCCTGGAGCTGGACGAGAAGTTGGCTGAGCTGCTGTTCCCCATTACCAACTGCGAGGAGCGATACGCCCTGCTGTACGACACGTCACGGCTGGAGCGTGTCCGGGACATCGACTGTGGTTCTAAAGTGCGAGTTCAGCTGCGCTCGGGGGATAAACCTCTGCCTGGTGTGGTCCGCTTCAAAGGCTCCCTGCTCCCTGACCGAGCCCTGTCTGGAATCTGGTTTGGAGTGGAGCTGCTG GAGGAAGGTCGGGGCCAGGGCTTCACGGAGGGCTCCTACCAGGGCCGACAGCTCTTCCGCTGTGAGGATGAGTGCGGCGTGTTTGTGGCTCTGGACAAGCTGGAGCTCTGGGAGGACGATGACGACGAGTCTTTGGGCCAGCTGGAGGTGGATCACGTCAGGCTGGTGGAAGACGATCAGGACTATCCTCCACTGGAGATCAACTCCCGGGTTGTGGTGCAGACCAGGGAGGGACCTGAGAGAGGCACAATCATTTTCTGTGACCTGCTACCAGGCAATGAAAGCCTGGGATACTATGTGGGAGTTGACATG GACAATCCCATCGGGGACTGGGACGGGCTGTATAAAGGGAAGCTGCTGTGTAATTTTGCCAGTTTGGAGCACACTCGACTTGTTCCCATCTGTGACGTAATGCCAG AATACTCCATGCAGGACCAAAGGCTGCCAAAGCACAGTTTTGCCCCCAGAGGCAGCAGTAGCGACAAGTCGTCCTCTGGCCAAAGCAAACCAAAGATCAAAG TCGGAGAAGACCCCGCCAAGTCTCTTACCGACACGCCTCCCGAGTTTAACCAGTCCTCCCCCCCTTCCagagccccgcccacttcctcTCTGTCCAGTGACAACAAGTTCCACTCGCTGCCGTTCAGCCTGAACCGTAAGACCGTGCCCAATGAGAACATAAGCCAGGGGCCCATCTCCCTCTCCGTCCAGTCTGTGATGGGAGAGCAGCCCGACACGCCGCCGCCCGCTGCTCCCCCCTCTCCACGACCGCCGACCCCGCCTCGAGGACAGCCGGGCCTGGAGGTGGGCTCTCTGGTGGAGGTGAAGGAGAATCCGCCCCTGTGTGGTGTAATCCGCTGGGTGGGTCTTCCTCCTGGCCTGCTGGAGCCCTTAGCTGGCCTGGAGCTG GAGGAAGAGTGTCCCGGCTGCACTGATGGCACCTTCAAAGGTACGCGGTACTTCAGCTGCCCGCCCAAAAAGGCCCTGTTTGTGAAGCTCAAGTGCTGCCGGCCCGATTCCCGTTTCCCTTCCCTGCACCATTCCTCCAACCCCATTGAGCGCTGCAACTCCATCG caTTTGGGGGGTACCTGAGTGAGGTCGTGCATGAGAACACACCTCCGCGGACAGAGAACGATGGTCTGGATGTCATGGTGGGGAAAAAGAAAGGCATTCAGGGCCACTACAATTCCTGCTACCTGGATTCAACCCTTTTCTG TCTTTTCTCCTtcagttctgttctggacaCAGTTCTGCTGAGGCCACGATCAAAGACGGATGTCGAGTATTACAGGGAGACCCAAGAGCTGCTACGGACGGAGATAGTCAACCCACTGCGCAT CCATGGGTACGTTTGTGCCACCAAAGTGATGAAGCTCAGGAGGATCCTTGAGAAAGTCGAAGCCACCTCCGGGTTTACCTCTGaagaaaaag atcCTGAGGAGTTTCTTAATATCCTCTTCCATCACATACTGAGAGTGGACCCGTTGCTCAAGCTAAG GTCAGCGGGCCAGAAGGTCCAGGACTGTTACTTTTACCAGATCTTCATGGACAAGAAGGATAAGGTTGGAGTCCCGACCATCCAGCAGCTCCTGGAATGGTCCTTCATAACCAGCGACCTCAAGTTTGCAGAg GCTCCCTCTTGTCTTATCATCCAGATGCCCCGCTTTGGCAAGGActtcaaaatgttcaacaaGATTTTTCCCTCCTTGGAGTTAGACATCACAGACCTCCTTGAAGACA cTCCGAGGGAGTGTCGTATCTGCGGAGGCCTGGCTCTGTACGAGTGCAGAGACTGTTATGAGGATGGGGATATCACCGCCGGCAAGATTAAACAGTTCTGTGAAAAGTGCAACACGCAG GTTCATCTCCACCCGAAGAGGAAAACCCATCGACACAGCAAACTCTCCGTCCCCAAGGAGCTCCAGGAAGGTACGGGGCGTCAGGGCACTTTTCCCCGCCAGAGGATGGAGCTGTTTGCTGTGCTGTGCATCGAAACCAGTCACTACGTGGCCTTCGTCAAGTACGGCAGCGCGGATTCTGCCTGGCTCTTCTTCGACAGCATGGCTGATCGTGATG GAGGGCAGAATGGTTTCAACATACCACAGGTGTCTCCCTGTCCGGAGGTGGAGGCCTACCTGAAAATGACCCCAGAGGAGCTGCACACCTTAGACCCCAAAAGCATCCAGGGCCAGGCGAGACGCCTGCTCTGTGACGCTTATATGTGCATGTATCAGAGCCCGACCATGAGCCTGTACAAGTAG
- the cylda gene encoding ubiquitin carboxyl-terminal hydrolase CYLD isoform X1 yields the protein MSSALWSQEKPSGGFREDWRFYMVMKECTVEKPAQKTLRIHRGSLGQACQERNSLGRTLPPCKGKKSLRILDQTNVVLGLDERDVLELDEKLAELLFPITNCEERYALLYDTSRLERVRDIDCGSKVRVQLRSGDKPLPGVVRFKGSLLPDRALSGIWFGVELLEEGRGQGFTEGSYQGRQLFRCEDECGVFVALDKLELWEDDDDESLGQLEVDHVRLVEDDQDYPPLEINSRVVVQTREGPERGTIIFCDLLPGNESLGYYVGVDMDNPIGDWDGLYKGKLLCNFASLEHTRLVPICDVMPEYSMQDQRLPKHSFAPRGSSSDKSSSGQSKPKIKGLGHQCGSRSKSEFYYTLNGSSLDPPAQPKSKSTWYIDEVGEDPAKSLTDTPPEFNQSSPPSRAPPTSSLSSDNKFHSLPFSLNRKTVPNENISQGPISLSVQSVMGEQPDTPPPAAPPSPRPPTPPRGQPGLEVGSLVEVKENPPLCGVIRWVGLPPGLLEPLAGLELEEECPGCTDGTFKGTRYFSCPPKKALFVKLKCCRPDSRFPSLHHSSNPIERCNSIAFGGYLSEVVHENTPPRTENDGLDVMVGKKKGIQGHYNSCYLDSTLFCLFSFSSVLDTVLLRPRSKTDVEYYRETQELLRTEIVNPLRIHGYVCATKVMKLRRILEKVEATSGFTSEEKDPEEFLNILFHHILRVDPLLKLRSAGQKVQDCYFYQIFMDKKDKVGVPTIQQLLEWSFITSDLKFAEAPSCLIIQMPRFGKDFKMFNKIFPSLELDITDLLEDTPRECRICGGLALYECRDCYEDGDITAGKIKQFCEKCNTQVHLHPKRKTHRHSKLSVPKELQEGTGRQGTFPRQRMELFAVLCIETSHYVAFVKYGSADSAWLFFDSMADRDGGQNGFNIPQVSPCPEVEAYLKMTPEELHTLDPKSIQGQARRLLCDAYMCMYQSPTMSLYK from the exons ATGAGCTCTGCTCTGTGGAGCCAGGAGAAGCCCAGCGGGGGCTTCAGGGAGGACTGGCGCTTCTACATGGTCATGAAGGAATGCACCGTGGAGAAGCCCGCCCAGAAGACCCTGAGGATCCACCGCGGTAGCCTTGGCCAGGCCTGCCAGGAGCGCAACAGCCTGGGGCGGACGCTTCCCCCATGCAAGGGCAAGAAAAGTCTCCGGATCCTGGACCAGACCAACGTGGTGCTGGGCCTGGACGAGCGGGACGTCCTGGAGCTGGACGAGAAGTTGGCTGAGCTGCTGTTCCCCATTACCAACTGCGAGGAGCGATACGCCCTGCTGTACGACACGTCACGGCTGGAGCGTGTCCGGGACATCGACTGTGGTTCTAAAGTGCGAGTTCAGCTGCGCTCGGGGGATAAACCTCTGCCTGGTGTGGTCCGCTTCAAAGGCTCCCTGCTCCCTGACCGAGCCCTGTCTGGAATCTGGTTTGGAGTGGAGCTGCTG GAGGAAGGTCGGGGCCAGGGCTTCACGGAGGGCTCCTACCAGGGCCGACAGCTCTTCCGCTGTGAGGATGAGTGCGGCGTGTTTGTGGCTCTGGACAAGCTGGAGCTCTGGGAGGACGATGACGACGAGTCTTTGGGCCAGCTGGAGGTGGATCACGTCAGGCTGGTGGAAGACGATCAGGACTATCCTCCACTGGAGATCAACTCCCGGGTTGTGGTGCAGACCAGGGAGGGACCTGAGAGAGGCACAATCATTTTCTGTGACCTGCTACCAGGCAATGAAAGCCTGGGATACTATGTGGGAGTTGACATG GACAATCCCATCGGGGACTGGGACGGGCTGTATAAAGGGAAGCTGCTGTGTAATTTTGCCAGTTTGGAGCACACTCGACTTGTTCCCATCTGTGACGTAATGCCAG AATACTCCATGCAGGACCAAAGGCTGCCAAAGCACAGTTTTGCCCCCAGAGGCAGCAGTAGCGACAAGTCGTCCTCTGGCCAAAGCAAACCAAAGATCAAAG GATTAGGTCATCAGTGTGGAAGTAGGAGCAAGTCTGAATTTTACTATACTTTAAATGGCAGCTCTCTTGATCCCCCCGCCCAGCCCAAATCCAAAAGCACATGGTACATTGATGAAG TCGGAGAAGACCCCGCCAAGTCTCTTACCGACACGCCTCCCGAGTTTAACCAGTCCTCCCCCCCTTCCagagccccgcccacttcctcTCTGTCCAGTGACAACAAGTTCCACTCGCTGCCGTTCAGCCTGAACCGTAAGACCGTGCCCAATGAGAACATAAGCCAGGGGCCCATCTCCCTCTCCGTCCAGTCTGTGATGGGAGAGCAGCCCGACACGCCGCCGCCCGCTGCTCCCCCCTCTCCACGACCGCCGACCCCGCCTCGAGGACAGCCGGGCCTGGAGGTGGGCTCTCTGGTGGAGGTGAAGGAGAATCCGCCCCTGTGTGGTGTAATCCGCTGGGTGGGTCTTCCTCCTGGCCTGCTGGAGCCCTTAGCTGGCCTGGAGCTG GAGGAAGAGTGTCCCGGCTGCACTGATGGCACCTTCAAAGGTACGCGGTACTTCAGCTGCCCGCCCAAAAAGGCCCTGTTTGTGAAGCTCAAGTGCTGCCGGCCCGATTCCCGTTTCCCTTCCCTGCACCATTCCTCCAACCCCATTGAGCGCTGCAACTCCATCG caTTTGGGGGGTACCTGAGTGAGGTCGTGCATGAGAACACACCTCCGCGGACAGAGAACGATGGTCTGGATGTCATGGTGGGGAAAAAGAAAGGCATTCAGGGCCACTACAATTCCTGCTACCTGGATTCAACCCTTTTCTG TCTTTTCTCCTtcagttctgttctggacaCAGTTCTGCTGAGGCCACGATCAAAGACGGATGTCGAGTATTACAGGGAGACCCAAGAGCTGCTACGGACGGAGATAGTCAACCCACTGCGCAT CCATGGGTACGTTTGTGCCACCAAAGTGATGAAGCTCAGGAGGATCCTTGAGAAAGTCGAAGCCACCTCCGGGTTTACCTCTGaagaaaaag atcCTGAGGAGTTTCTTAATATCCTCTTCCATCACATACTGAGAGTGGACCCGTTGCTCAAGCTAAG GTCAGCGGGCCAGAAGGTCCAGGACTGTTACTTTTACCAGATCTTCATGGACAAGAAGGATAAGGTTGGAGTCCCGACCATCCAGCAGCTCCTGGAATGGTCCTTCATAACCAGCGACCTCAAGTTTGCAGAg GCTCCCTCTTGTCTTATCATCCAGATGCCCCGCTTTGGCAAGGActtcaaaatgttcaacaaGATTTTTCCCTCCTTGGAGTTAGACATCACAGACCTCCTTGAAGACA cTCCGAGGGAGTGTCGTATCTGCGGAGGCCTGGCTCTGTACGAGTGCAGAGACTGTTATGAGGATGGGGATATCACCGCCGGCAAGATTAAACAGTTCTGTGAAAAGTGCAACACGCAG GTTCATCTCCACCCGAAGAGGAAAACCCATCGACACAGCAAACTCTCCGTCCCCAAGGAGCTCCAGGAAGGTACGGGGCGTCAGGGCACTTTTCCCCGCCAGAGGATGGAGCTGTTTGCTGTGCTGTGCATCGAAACCAGTCACTACGTGGCCTTCGTCAAGTACGGCAGCGCGGATTCTGCCTGGCTCTTCTTCGACAGCATGGCTGATCGTGATG GAGGGCAGAATGGTTTCAACATACCACAGGTGTCTCCCTGTCCGGAGGTGGAGGCCTACCTGAAAATGACCCCAGAGGAGCTGCACACCTTAGACCCCAAAAGCATCCAGGGCCAGGCGAGACGCCTGCTCTGTGACGCTTATATGTGCATGTATCAGAGCCCGACCATGAGCCTGTACAAGTAG